From the genome of Sulfitobacter sp. DSM 110093, one region includes:
- a CDS encoding MBL fold metallo-hydrolase, translating to MKLNRRMVIAGMAGAAFSHGPLRAFATTSAQASDYEFLSVSDGNLVLPRSFFFDGLPQEELAQALAPFNLPHDQLEPPCNLTLLRNKERVVLFDAGSGPAFMPSAGTLLDRLEAAGVTPDQVTDVVFTHAHPDHLWGVLDDFDDLVFQEARYHMGQVEWEYWRDPTTVDTIGAARTAFAVGAARRLDAIKDRMNHFVDGAEVLPGIMAHASFGHTPGHMSFEVGGDNDALMIGGDAIGNHHLAFARPGWASGSDQDPELGAQTRQRLLDKLAHEQILLMGFHLPNGGLGRVARDGDAYRFVGADQ from the coding sequence ATGAAGCTCAATAGACGAATGGTGATTGCCGGGATGGCCGGTGCAGCCTTTTCCCATGGTCCGCTGCGCGCCTTTGCCACAACCTCGGCCCAGGCCAGCGACTACGAGTTTTTAAGCGTGAGCGATGGCAATCTGGTCCTGCCGCGCAGCTTTTTCTTCGACGGCTTGCCGCAGGAAGAATTGGCGCAGGCCCTAGCGCCGTTCAACCTGCCCCATGATCAGTTGGAGCCGCCCTGCAACTTGACCCTTCTGCGCAATAAGGAACGTGTGGTGCTTTTCGATGCGGGCTCGGGCCCCGCATTCATGCCCTCTGCCGGAACGCTGTTGGACAGACTTGAGGCTGCTGGCGTTACGCCCGATCAAGTGACGGATGTCGTCTTTACCCATGCGCACCCCGATCACCTTTGGGGCGTGCTGGACGACTTCGATGATCTGGTATTCCAAGAGGCACGTTATCACATGGGACAGGTCGAATGGGAGTATTGGCGCGATCCAACGACTGTTGACACGATTGGCGCGGCGCGCACCGCCTTCGCCGTGGGCGCGGCACGTCGGCTTGACGCGATCAAAGATCGGATGAACCATTTTGTCGATGGCGCAGAAGTTCTGCCCGGTATTATGGCCCACGCAAGTTTTGGCCATACGCCGGGGCATATGTCTTTTGAAGTGGGCGGCGACAATGATGCGCTGATGATCGGCGGCGATGCCATCGGCAACCACCACCTTGCCTTCGCCCGGCCCGGTTGGGCCAGCGGATCAGATCAAGATCCGGAACTTGGGGCACAGACCCGTCAGCGGCTGCTCGACAAGCTTGCCCATGAACAGATCCTGCTGATGGGTTTCCACCTGCCGAACGGCGGCTTGGGCCGGGTCGCACGGGATGGGGATGCGTATCGTTTTGTGGGGGCAGACCAATGA
- a CDS encoding urate hydroxylase PuuD produces MHDIAIMWDWIGFAVRWVHVITAMAWIGASFYFIALDLGLRKVPHLPAGAFGEEWQVHGGGFYHIQKYLVAPENMPEHLIWHKWQSYSTWLSGAALLMVVYWAGAELYLIDPAKADLSIFQGILISAGSLMLGWLIYDFLCKSQLGNRPTALMLLLFVLLVAMAWGYNQVFTGRAALLHLGAFTATIMTANVFFIIMPNQRIVVKDLQEGRTPDAKYGKIAKLRSTHNNYLTLPVIFLMLSNHYPLAFATEYNWLIAALVFLMGVTIRHYFNTMHATGKGPHWTWGVTALLFVAIMWLSTAPLMQDDVEAAEARPLTKTEQMFANTQGFEDVANIVPGRCAMCHAREPFYDGIHRAPKGLLLETPADIARAARQIYLQAGVTNAMPPANVSFMEEEERRKIMRWYRDGVANQPFSLAGK; encoded by the coding sequence ATGCACGACATCGCCATCATGTGGGATTGGATCGGTTTTGCCGTCCGTTGGGTGCATGTTATCACCGCCATGGCGTGGATTGGCGCGTCATTCTATTTTATCGCGCTTGATCTGGGGCTGCGCAAAGTGCCGCATCTGCCCGCTGGCGCTTTTGGCGAGGAATGGCAGGTTCACGGCGGCGGGTTCTACCACATTCAGAAGTATCTGGTGGCCCCGGAGAACATGCCTGAGCATCTGATCTGGCATAAATGGCAAAGCTATTCGACGTGGCTTTCAGGGGCCGCGCTGTTGATGGTGGTCTATTGGGCCGGGGCAGAGCTTTACTTGATTGATCCCGCCAAGGCCGACCTTTCGATCTTCCAAGGCATCCTGATCTCGGCGGGCTCGCTGATGCTGGGATGGCTGATCTATGACTTCCTATGCAAATCGCAGCTTGGAAACCGGCCCACGGCGTTGATGTTGCTGTTGTTCGTACTGCTGGTGGCGATGGCTTGGGGGTATAACCAAGTGTTCACGGGCCGCGCCGCGCTGCTGCATCTGGGGGCCTTCACCGCCACGATCATGACGGCGAATGTGTTTTTCATCATCATGCCGAACCAGCGCATTGTGGTGAAAGACCTTCAAGAGGGCCGTACACCGGACGCCAAATACGGCAAGATCGCCAAACTGCGCTCAACCCACAACAACTACCTGACGCTGCCGGTGATCTTCTTGATGCTGAGCAATCATTACCCGCTGGCGTTTGCGACCGAATACAACTGGCTGATCGCGGCGCTGGTGTTTCTGATGGGCGTGACGATCCGGCATTATTTCAACACGATGCATGCCACCGGAAAGGGGCCGCATTGGACGTGGGGCGTGACCGCGCTGCTGTTCGTGGCGATCATGTGGCTGTCGACCGCGCCGCTGATGCAGGACGATGTTGAAGCGGCCGAAGCGCGACCCCTGACCAAAACTGAACAGATGTTCGCCAACACCCAAGGGTTTGAGGATGTGGCAAATATCGTGCCGGGCCGCTGCGCCATGTGCCACGCGCGCGAACCGTTCTATGACGGTATTCACCGCGCACCCAAGGGGCTGCTGCTGGAAACACCTGCTGACATCGCGCGCGCCGCGCGGCAGATCTATTTGCAGGCGGGGGTGACCAACGCCATGCCGCCTGCAAATGTGTCCTTCATGGAAGAAGAAGAGCGCCGCAAGATCATGCGCTGGTACCGCGATGGGGTGGCCAACCAGCCCTTTAGCCTCGCCGGGAAGTAA
- a CDS encoding MBL fold metallo-hydrolase — MMRYLLSTALLIATNATASEDIADKYPTSLLYDKPYEVIPGVFSAIGATAPPTYENAGHNNNLSFIVTGEGVVVINGGAAYGLAKALHQEIKAVTDQPVKLVFNENGQGHAVLGNSYWAKQAVPIVAHVDAAHEVASFGGSILEGMQRYNRDRAEGTKVQLPTETFADEYIVEMGDFRIEARHLGPAHSPGDIVIWLPKQRLVISGDMAFHERMLPIFPDTMTAEWIETWETAFEPLEATYVIPGHGHPTNMDQVRRYTHDYLVYLREQIGAHLDAGGGLAEAYYVDQTPYEGLDTFEELATKNAGRVFEQMEFE, encoded by the coding sequence ATGATGCGCTATTTGCTAAGCACTGCCCTGCTGATCGCCACCAATGCCACAGCCAGCGAAGATATCGCCGATAAATATCCTACCTCACTGCTCTATGATAAACCCTATGAGGTGATCCCCGGTGTCTTTTCCGCAATTGGCGCGACAGCCCCGCCGACTTACGAAAACGCAGGTCATAACAACAACCTGAGCTTTATCGTCACCGGCGAAGGCGTCGTCGTCATTAACGGCGGCGCAGCTTATGGGCTGGCAAAGGCGCTGCACCAAGAGATCAAGGCCGTGACCGATCAACCGGTAAAGCTGGTGTTCAACGAAAATGGTCAGGGTCATGCGGTTCTGGGCAACAGCTATTGGGCTAAGCAAGCCGTGCCCATCGTCGCCCATGTGGACGCGGCGCATGAAGTCGCAAGTTTTGGCGGCAGCATTCTGGAAGGGATGCAGCGCTATAACCGTGACCGTGCCGAGGGCACGAAGGTTCAGCTGCCGACAGAGACATTTGCGGACGAATATATCGTCGAGATGGGCGATTTCCGTATCGAAGCACGCCACCTTGGCCCGGCCCATAGCCCCGGCGATATCGTGATCTGGTTGCCAAAGCAGCGCCTCGTCATTTCGGGCGATATGGCCTTTCACGAACGCATGTTGCCGATCTTTCCCGACACGATGACCGCTGAATGGATCGAGACATGGGAAACCGCCTTTGAGCCGCTGGAGGCGACCTATGTGATCCCCGGCCATGGCCATCCGACCAATATGGATCAGGTACGGCGCTACACCCACGACTACCTCGTTTATCTGCGCGAACAGATTGGCGCGCATCTAGATGCAGGTGGTGGGCTGGCCGAGGCCTATTACGTCGATCAAACACCCTACGAAGGATTGGACACCTTCGAGGAATTGGCCACCAAGAACGCAGGCCGGGTCTTTGAGCAGATGGAGTTCGAATAA
- a CDS encoding methionine ABC transporter permease — translation MSANLINLLIEATGQTLYMVAISAILGTVFGLPLGLFLATSQRGELLSAPWVNKILGLVVNATRSVPFIILVVAIIPFTRMVAGTSIGTTAAIVPLTIATVPFIARLVENAIREIDSGLIEAARAMGATPVQIIRKVLLPEALPGITLGLTLAIVSLIGYSAMVGAVGGEGLGDLGIRYGYQRFMPDVMAIVVIILIVLVQLVQSIGERIATAVDKRATKSGGQ, via the coding sequence ATGTCGGCTAATCTTATTAACCTGTTGATCGAAGCGACCGGGCAGACGCTCTATATGGTTGCCATCTCTGCGATCCTTGGCACGGTGTTCGGCCTGCCGCTGGGGTTGTTTCTGGCGACGTCGCAGCGCGGTGAACTGCTGTCGGCACCTTGGGTGAACAAAATCCTCGGGCTGGTGGTGAACGCCACGCGTTCGGTGCCGTTTATTATCCTTGTCGTGGCGATCATCCCTTTCACTCGCATGGTCGCGGGCACCTCGATCGGGACCACTGCCGCCATCGTCCCCTTGACCATCGCAACGGTGCCCTTCATCGCGCGGCTGGTTGAAAACGCCATTCGCGAAATCGATTCTGGCCTGATCGAAGCCGCCCGCGCGATGGGCGCGACACCGGTGCAGATTATCCGCAAAGTGCTGCTCCCCGAGGCATTGCCCGGCATCACACTGGGCCTGACGCTCGCCATCGTCAGCTTGATCGGATATTCCGCGATGGTCGGTGCTGTTGGCGGTGAAGGCCTTGGTGATTTGGGTATTCGCTATGGTTATCAGCGGTTTATGCCCGACGTCATGGCCATCGTTGTAATCATTCTCATCGTCTTGGTGCAGCTTGTGCAGTCCATCGGCGAGCGTATCGCGACCGCCGTGGATAAGCGCGCCACTAAAAGCGGTGGGCAATAA
- a CDS encoding methionine ABC transporter ATP-binding protein, translating into MTDNMIQGASIAFDKVGKAFTKAGGATVNALEGISLDVAPGSITGIIGRSGAGKSTLLRMVNGLERPTSGKVLVGGEDVGTAKGGKLRAIRRDVGMIFQHFNLLSSRTVAGNIALPLEVAGVPSAQIKPRVADLIERVGLSAQAGRYPAELSGGQKQRIGIARALATGPKVLLSDEATSALDPETTQTVLSLLKDINRDLGLTVLLITHEMAVVRDIASHVAVIEAGRIVEHGATYDIFTAPQHETTRSFLSGVTGVTLPAFVRDRLTQTAPVSGGEEVIRVTFAGAHATDPMLARLTKEMGIPVNILAGAVEEIGTRPFGNLLVSMPMPQAAQARVFLEQHGLLTEVLGYVG; encoded by the coding sequence ATGACTGATAACATGATCCAAGGCGCCTCGATCGCCTTTGACAAGGTCGGCAAGGCCTTTACCAAAGCGGGCGGAGCGACCGTCAATGCGCTTGAGGGGATTTCTCTTGATGTTGCGCCCGGTTCGATCACCGGGATCATCGGACGGTCGGGCGCGGGCAAGTCAACTTTGCTGCGTATGGTCAATGGGTTAGAGCGGCCCACATCGGGCAAAGTGTTGGTCGGAGGCGAGGACGTAGGCACCGCGAAAGGCGGCAAGCTTCGTGCGATCCGCCGTGACGTGGGCATGATTTTCCAGCACTTTAACCTGCTGTCTTCGCGCACTGTGGCGGGCAATATCGCGCTGCCGCTCGAAGTTGCGGGGGTCCCATCGGCACAGATCAAGCCGCGCGTGGCGGACCTGATCGAACGGGTTGGCCTAAGCGCGCAGGCGGGCCGCTATCCGGCAGAGCTTTCGGGCGGGCAAAAACAACGTATCGGCATCGCCCGCGCTTTGGCCACTGGGCCGAAAGTGCTGCTCTCGGATGAGGCGACTTCGGCGCTCGACCCTGAAACAACACAGACGGTTCTGTCGCTGCTGAAAGACATCAATCGCGATCTGGGGCTGACGGTTCTGCTGATCACCCATGAAATGGCCGTGGTGCGTGACATCGCCAGTCATGTGGCGGTGATTGAGGCTGGCCGCATCGTTGAACACGGGGCGACCTACGATATTTTCACCGCACCGCAACATGAGACGACGCGGTCGTTCCTGTCGGGGGTGACCGGGGTCACGCTGCCCGCCTTTGTCAGAGACCGCTTGACGCAAACCGCGCCCGTCTCAGGCGGCGAAGAGGTAATCCGCGTTACCTTTGCAGGTGCGCATGCGACGGATCCGATGCTGGCGCGATTGACCAAGGAAATGGGCATACCCGTCAATATCTTGGCTGGCGCTGTTGAAGAAATCGGCACACGCCCCTTCGGCAACCTTTTGGTGTCGATGCCAATGCCGCAGGCCGCCCAAGCGCGCGTATTTTTGGAACAACACGGGCTTCTGACGGAGGTGCTGGGCTATGTCGGCTAA
- a CDS encoding class II aldolase/adducin family protein yields MSFGSSGNLSLRVDHGWLMIPTRFSMGDLVPARLSLLDPKGRHISGDAPAKEGFFGHSDVCQTVRRVGHRHLHSTHPVAVSCLKCFDHKDVLPPLTAYYAMRVGKLPAMPCFAPGDVELAKAGGEMASNYHPLDKMAALVAPAGQKHDRDGSLENLTHAQRVKSFSNERATRALTKK; encoded by the coding sequence CTGAGCTTCGGCTCATCTGGTAATCTCAGCCTGCGCGTCGACCACGGCTGGTTGATGATCCCAACCCGTTTTTCTATGGGAGACCTCGTCCCGGCGCGCCTGTCTCTGCTTGACCCCAAAGGCCGCCACATCTCAGGCGATGCCCCCGCTAAAGAAGGTTTTTTTGGACATAGCGATGTTTGCCAAACGGTCCGGCGCGTCGGCCATCGTCATCTGCACTCCACCCACCCCGTAGCCGTAAGCTGCCTGAAATGCTTTGATCACAAGGACGTTCTACCACCCCTGACAGCCTATTACGCCATGCGGGTCGGCAAGCTGCCCGCCATGCCCTGTTTCGCGCCGGGGGATGTCGAATTGGCCAAGGCAGGGGGTGAAATGGCCTCGAACTACCACCCGCTCGACAAAATGGCGGCTTTGGTCGCGCCCGCTGGGCAAAAGCATGATCGCGATGGTTCCTTGGAGAACTTGACCCACGCGCAGCGGGTCAAGTCTTTCTCTAATGAGCGCGCTACGCGAGCCCTTACCAAGAAGTAA
- a CDS encoding pyridoxal phosphate-dependent aminotransferase, translating into MDRSSRIKGVLAGGSDGWEVFHKSRAMIAAGVPVTELTIGEHDIRTAAPILQEMHRTALGGHTGYAAVPGTDALRDRIAQRAQDRTGVPTTRDNVVVTPGGQAGLFAAFMAVCDPGDAALYIDPYYATYPGTLRAAGARPIAVEARADLGFRPRAADLIAAADGAKALLINTPNNPTGVIYGRETLTEIATACQDRDLWLVSDEVYDTQIWEGEHLSARALPGMADRTLVIGSMSKSHAMTGSRCGWIIGPEDIIADIIDLATHTNYGVPGFIQDASDYALAQGHALEQEIGAPFERRRALAHQVLAEQNVVRLVPSQGAMYLMLDIRATGLSGSEFADALLENLHIAVMPGESFGAAAAGHVRVAMTIEDSAFETALRSLCSFAEGRASRAA; encoded by the coding sequence ATGGATAGATCATCGCGCATCAAAGGGGTTCTGGCCGGAGGGTCCGACGGCTGGGAAGTTTTTCATAAATCACGCGCGATGATCGCAGCTGGGGTGCCAGTGACTGAGCTGACCATTGGTGAGCATGACATCCGCACCGCCGCGCCCATCTTGCAAGAGATGCACCGCACGGCGCTTGGGGGCCATACCGGTTATGCCGCGGTGCCGGGTACCGATGCCCTGCGCGACCGGATTGCGCAGCGGGCTCAGGACCGGACCGGCGTACCCACCACCCGTGACAATGTCGTGGTGACACCGGGCGGTCAGGCGGGGCTGTTTGCGGCGTTTATGGCAGTCTGTGATCCGGGTGATGCGGCGCTTTATATTGACCCCTATTATGCCACCTACCCCGGCACCCTACGCGCCGCTGGGGCACGCCCCATTGCGGTAGAGGCGCGGGCTGATCTAGGGTTTCGTCCACGCGCGGCCGACCTCATCGCGGCGGCTGATGGCGCGAAGGCGCTGTTGATCAACACGCCTAATAACCCAACCGGGGTGATCTATGGTCGTGAGACTTTGACCGAGATCGCAACGGCCTGCCAAGATCGTGATCTATGGCTGGTCTCAGATGAGGTTTACGACACCCAGATTTGGGAAGGCGAACACCTAAGCGCCCGTGCCCTGCCCGGCATGGCGGATCGCACGCTGGTCATCGGCTCCATGTCGAAATCGCACGCCATGACCGGCAGCCGCTGTGGCTGGATCATCGGGCCTGAGGACATCATCGCCGATATCATCGACCTCGCCACCCATACCAACTACGGCGTGCCGGGGTTCATTCAGGACGCGAGCGATTATGCTCTTGCTCAGGGTCATGCACTAGAGCAGGAAATCGGCGCACCGTTTGAACGTCGTCGGGCGCTGGCCCATCAGGTCTTGGCTGAGCAGAATGTGGTGCGTTTGGTGCCTTCGCAAGGGGCGATGTACCTGATGCTGGATATCCGGGCCACGGGGCTAAGTGGCAGCGAATTTGCCGACGCATTGCTGGAAAACCTCCACATCGCGGTCATGCCCGGCGAGAGTTTTGGTGCGGCGGCGGCGGGCCATGTGCGCGTCGCTATGACCATCGAAGACAGTGCATTTGAAACAGCACTACGAAGCCTCTGCAGCTTTGCCGAAGGGCGCGCCAGCCGCGCGGCATAG
- a CDS encoding phospholipase D-like domain-containing protein, with the protein MSWITTHLEIVIIVVLTLLAAIVILQQRRTPQSTAAWLLFIIALPWVAVPLFLGLGFRKQSSRYSPVHFLKGDTGGPPPRPVHTLDATMQYFGLPAAAHGQDLRLLGDPTAAHEAVMALIQGAEKHLDVLFYIVANDETGRIFVDALTERAKAGVKVRLLMDRLGTLRGPAAALRRLRAAGGDVRFYSPLLQFPGSGHLNLRNHRKMIIADDARVFSGGMNIGAHYLGPTARADGWTDLAYLLEGRAVQSFGDVFRSDWEVASGETLEPAPSVAADTGGGATVQLVPSGPDITEDPLHDGLIRALHLAEARILLVTPYFVPTEALGAALTTAARRGVDVRVLVPERSNQRLADFARGAYLRDLHEAGGHVLYYQPGMIHAKAGVIDDMGLVGTANFDVRSMLLNFEVTLFVYDAATVAKLHDWFAHLSEHCAMEKPPTGMIRKVAEGVFRLGAPIL; encoded by the coding sequence ATGTCTTGGATCACCACACACTTAGAAATTGTCATCATCGTGGTCCTGACGCTGCTGGCGGCCATCGTGATTTTGCAGCAGCGGCGCACGCCGCAATCGACCGCGGCATGGCTGTTGTTTATCATCGCCCTGCCGTGGGTTGCGGTGCCGCTGTTTCTGGGCCTTGGCTTTCGCAAACAATCCTCACGCTATTCCCCGGTGCATTTTCTTAAAGGTGACACCGGCGGCCCACCGCCGCGCCCGGTGCATACGCTTGATGCCACAATGCAGTATTTTGGCCTGCCTGCTGCCGCGCATGGGCAAGACCTGCGGCTGTTGGGCGATCCGACCGCGGCGCATGAGGCGGTGATGGCGTTGATACAAGGGGCCGAGAAACACCTTGATGTGCTGTTTTATATCGTCGCCAATGACGAGACGGGGCGAATTTTTGTGGATGCGCTGACCGAACGGGCCAAAGCCGGTGTGAAGGTGCGTCTGCTGATGGACCGCTTGGGCACCCTGCGCGGCCCCGCTGCTGCCTTGCGTCGCCTACGTGCGGCGGGGGGCGATGTGCGGTTTTACTCCCCATTGCTACAATTCCCCGGTTCAGGGCACCTTAACCTGCGCAATCACCGTAAGATGATCATCGCCGACGATGCTCGCGTTTTTTCAGGGGGCATGAACATTGGCGCGCATTACCTCGGCCCCACTGCGCGCGCGGATGGTTGGACCGATTTGGCCTATTTGCTTGAAGGGCGTGCGGTGCAAAGCTTTGGGGATGTCTTTCGGTCCGATTGGGAAGTGGCCAGCGGCGAAACGCTGGAGCCCGCGCCATCGGTCGCTGCTGACACGGGCGGCGGGGCAACCGTGCAATTGGTCCCGTCTGGCCCTGACATTACCGAAGATCCGCTGCATGACGGTCTGATCCGCGCGCTGCATTTGGCAGAGGCACGCATCTTGTTGGTCACCCCCTATTTCGTCCCGACCGAGGCACTTGGTGCAGCGCTCACCACGGCGGCGCGACGCGGGGTGGATGTGCGCGTACTGGTGCCCGAACGCTCCAATCAGCGGCTCGCGGATTTTGCCCGCGGTGCCTATCTGCGCGATCTGCATGAGGCTGGAGGCCATGTGCTTTATTATCAACCGGGGATGATCCATGCCAAAGCGGGGGTCATCGACGATATGGGGCTGGTCGGCACCGCGAATTTTGATGTTCGCAGCATGTTGCTGAATTTCGAAGTGACGCTTTTCGTCTATGACGCGGCCACGGTCGCAAAGTTGCACGATTGGTTTGCGCATCTGTCAGAGCATTGCGCCATGGAAAAGCCGCCCACTGGGATGATCCGAAAGGTCGCCGAAGGGGTTTTTCGCCTCGGAGCGCCAATCCTATGA
- a CDS encoding endonuclease/exonuclease/phosphatase family protein yields MIPPVAPQSLRIVSYNIRKAMGTDRCRDPERIMRIIRSLHADVVVLQEADRRRAPRPSALPLDSVEKATGMRPVPTPSDVSIGWHGNAVLVRPSAKIDHVAHLTLPGVEPRGAMVADLNIGARQLRVIASHLGLLRPSRKEQLSAMIAHLDACTACPTLIAGDLNEWSQKVGLGRLAKRFTIHAPGKSFHARMPVAFLDRIALDQHLTVMQGGVIETPQTRRASDHLPIWLDVAHR; encoded by the coding sequence ATGATCCCCCCCGTAGCCCCGCAATCGCTGCGCATCGTTAGCTATAACATCCGCAAAGCCATGGGCACAGATCGCTGCCGTGATCCTGAGCGGATCATGCGTATCATCCGCAGCTTGCATGCCGATGTGGTGGTCTTGCAAGAAGCAGACCGTCGCCGTGCCCCGCGCCCTTCTGCCCTGCCGCTGGACAGCGTTGAAAAGGCCACCGGAATGCGCCCCGTGCCGACCCCCAGTGACGTGAGTATCGGCTGGCATGGCAACGCGGTGCTCGTCCGCCCCTCAGCAAAAATCGACCACGTGGCGCACCTGACACTGCCAGGAGTAGAGCCGCGCGGGGCAATGGTCGCGGACCTAAACATAGGCGCGCGTCAACTGCGGGTCATCGCCTCGCATCTCGGCCTTCTGCGCCCCTCGCGCAAAGAGCAGTTAAGCGCCATGATCGCCCATCTCGATGCCTGCACCGCCTGCCCGACCCTGATTGCCGGTGACCTTAATGAATGGTCGCAAAAGGTTGGTCTGGGGCGGCTGGCGAAACGCTTTACCATCCATGCACCGGGCAAGAGTTTTCACGCCCGGATGCCAGTGGCCTTTTTGGACCGTATCGCCTTAGATCAGCATCTCACCGTGATGCAAGGTGGCGTGATCGAGACGCCGCAGACCCGCCGTGCATCAGACCATTTGCCCATCTGGCTTGACGTGGCACATCGCTGA
- a CDS encoding sigma-70 family RNA polymerase sigma factor produces MTSDTKDPLTPLWPRLSARARRLSNTAEEADDLMQETAMKLMQTLRDGTVIETPDRYAMITLHNLARQRWRQKRETEELADDMALTPPAAPARLACADLRDAIARLPPEQLTLMQLVQDGESSPQALAIQTGLPLGTVMSRLSRARTRLRAEMDMAADTSVKELM; encoded by the coding sequence ATGACATCAGATACAAAAGACCCGCTCACCCCCCTGTGGCCTCGGCTAAGCGCCCGCGCCCGCCGGCTGTCGAACACGGCGGAAGAAGCAGACGACCTGATGCAAGAAACCGCCATGAAACTGATGCAAACCCTGCGCGATGGCACTGTGATCGAAACACCCGACCGCTATGCGATGATCACCCTACACAACCTCGCCCGACAGCGCTGGCGACAAAAGCGCGAGACAGAAGAATTGGCCGACGATATGGCCCTTACGCCCCCTGCCGCTCCTGCCCGACTTGCCTGCGCTGATCTGCGGGACGCGATTGCGCGGTTACCGCCTGAGCAATTGACGCTGATGCAACTGGTACAAGACGGCGAAAGCAGCCCTCAGGCCTTGGCCATCCAGACCGGGTTGCCCCTTGGCACCGTCATGTCGCGGCTGTCCCGCGCCCGTACGCGGCTGCGGGCAGAGATGGACATGGCGGCAGATACATCGGTGAAGGAATTGATGTAG
- a CDS encoding porin family protein, with product MKRTTTIASIALIATGALAGVAAAGSLEDTTVEAPVFTPAPTPVAVDGDWTGFYTGLQVGQTDIDSDSGALDGDDTSYGFHAGYDYDFGKFVLGGELDYDKTDIDLGNSGAAVDSVARAKLKAGYDFGNTLVYATAGAARADTDVGDETGPFAGLGVTYKVTDRYTVGGEVLQHKFDDVGGTGDDLDATTISLRGSMRF from the coding sequence ATGAAACGCACGACAACAATCGCGAGCATCGCCCTCATCGCAACAGGCGCACTGGCTGGCGTAGCCGCGGCAGGCTCGCTGGAAGACACTACAGTCGAAGCACCGGTTTTCACACCAGCGCCGACACCTGTAGCCGTTGATGGCGACTGGACAGGTTTCTACACCGGTCTTCAGGTTGGCCAAACAGACATCGACAGCGACAGCGGGGCGCTTGATGGTGACGACACATCTTACGGTTTCCACGCCGGTTACGACTATGACTTCGGGAAGTTCGTACTGGGTGGTGAACTCGACTATGACAAAACCGACATCGATCTGGGCAACAGCGGCGCAGCCGTTGACTCCGTTGCCCGTGCCAAGCTGAAAGCCGGTTACGACTTCGGCAACACGCTGGTCTATGCAACAGCTGGTGCGGCCCGTGCCGACACGGACGTTGGTGATGAAACTGGCCCCTTCGCTGGTTTGGGTGTCACGTACAAAGTCACAGACCGTTACACCGTCGGTGGCGAAGTGCTGCAGCACAAATTTGACGACGTAGGCGGCACAGGCGACGATCTTGACGCGACAACGATCTCCCTGCGCGGCTCCATGCGCTTCTAA
- a CDS encoding MetQ/NlpA family ABC transporter substrate-binding protein yields MLRLTTLTSVLALMATGLAAEEIKVGVSPGEHAEIMEEVARIAEPMGLDIDVIEFSDYVVPNQALADGDIQANSFQHVPYLEAQMKDRGFELSVVGNTITTPMGVYSDKITDIVDLEEGATFGIPNDPTNGGRALLVLQELGMIKVDEAAGLVPTVLDITENPKGLSFKELDAAQLPRSLADLSAALINTNYAIASGLNPKEDSIAMESAENPYVNVIAVRKGDEEAAWVETLLKAYHSDEIKTFIDESYQGTVITSW; encoded by the coding sequence ATGCTTCGTCTTACCACGCTTACTTCCGTTCTGGCGCTCATGGCCACGGGCCTTGCTGCCGAAGAAATTAAGGTCGGTGTATCCCCCGGTGAACACGCCGAGATCATGGAAGAGGTCGCCCGTATCGCTGAGCCGATGGGGCTGGACATCGACGTGATCGAATTCTCTGACTACGTCGTGCCGAACCAAGCGCTCGCCGATGGCGACATTCAGGCCAACTCCTTCCAGCACGTGCCTTACCTTGAGGCGCAGATGAAAGACCGCGGGTTTGAGCTTAGCGTTGTGGGCAATACCATCACCACCCCGATGGGTGTCTATTCCGACAAGATCACCGATATCGTCGATCTGGAAGAGGGGGCCACATTCGGCATCCCAAATGACCCAACGAACGGCGGCCGCGCACTCTTGGTGCTGCAAGAACTGGGCATGATCAAAGTTGATGAGGCCGCTGGTCTGGTGCCAACTGTGCTCGACATCACCGAGAACCCGAAAGGCCTGTCTTTCAAAGAACTTGACGCCGCCCAACTGCCGCGTTCGTTGGCCGATCTGTCGGCTGCTTTGATCAACACCAACTATGCGATTGCCTCTGGTCTGAACCCGAAGGAAGATTCCATCGCAATGGAAAGCGCCGAGAACCCTTATGTAAACGTCATCGCCGTGCGTAAAGGCGACGAGGAAGCCGCATGGGTTGAGACGCTGCTCAAGGCCTACCATTCCGACGAAATCAAAACTTTCATCGATGAGAGCTATCAGGGCACTGTTATTACTTCTTGGTAA